tgctaaaactttgtttgtctaccttggtagatggtttggaaatacctcaacacactcaaccaagtacttaccatccaattcaagtgagaaacaaaataaaatcaaacatatgcatagaggtatatgtggcacCTAGCCAAAATAtaaaatcttgacctaggcacccactTTGCCCCAAAATGGCTTGAACCTTTTACCCAACTCaatataacaccaaataaacctcacccttgtcaaagagaagcaaagagaaataaaagaataaaagttagaaaatcacaaaccctcacatatggtttatgccatttttccaaatctttgacctagaccaatttggccttcacccttagttgtaatatgttactaaacatttattacaacttttggaatcaaagaaaacacaaaacaaatcaatttcaaactcaaattgtgatcacatagaataatggtcaaatctgtctTTTATAATCtgttcactactttgagcccttgtatctcaagattttcaaactaaactttcccaattctttgcatgtcatccaagagcacatgaaggagaacaactttggtaaagaccaccatgccaaaatcatcttggatcaaaatctatgctcatgcaaagttgagactttttaacattgtTAACAATCTCACATTTTGCAAATctgtatttcttttatttttaaaattccaccaccacttgtgaatgtctctggtcatttgcaactcatccaaacccaccattttcaaattttggaaccacatGACCTAAACCAAATTTGGCAAGAATTGGAAATAGCAAAATTGCCCAAATCCaaaacactattgcaaatagtgtttgGCCCAATCCTAGTACACTACCTTGACCCTACctgctccctggtcccctctacatCCAACATTGGCACAGCAACCCTAGGAACTAGGCCAAACATGGCCATggcaatgccatgccggccaccttgcatgcacacatgcttctctccctctccctcaacCCTAGCACCTGCCACCATGTCCCCCTGCTCCCTCACACCCTACTGAGCCAGCCTACCTCAGCCCTGGTCGGTGAACGACCCGCCACCACCGGGAACGGGACGCGCCCACGACATCTAGAACGCGCCAGGGTACGCATcggcacgccctggacgccgcagaGCGGACACGTGCGCCGTCGACCCGGGGCCCCTCTCGCCCTCTCTCTTCGCACACACGCTCCCCTGGACGGCAGcaacccgccagacacgctcccGTGCCCTCGCGCCGCCTTTCGCCGTCGACCACCTCGCCGATTTCCCGCGCCCGTGCTGCCAGAACTCGCCATCGCCAACGCTCgccaggccgtcccccacctagctagaAAGCGCGGTAGCCTCGCACTGTCATCGCCTACCTCGCCCTGCCCTCGCCTACCCCTCTCCATCGCCGTAGTTGCCGCGCCATTGTCGGGTTCGCCGCAGACCCCACGGTCACCTCGCGCCACTATAAAAGGGGCACGCCCCTGGACGAATTGAGCACGCCATTGCCTTCCCCTCTTCCTCCTAAGCCTCCCTGACCACCTCCCTTCGACGATTACGCCCTCCGCCGCCGCAATTTGGTCGGAGACCGCCGCGCCAGTACACCTGCGACGacgacgattggagccacctcagctTCTCCCGCGACCACCGTtcgcttcctcgtcctcgacaacgccgtCGCACACCCTCGCCAAGCCTCGCTGGAGCCCAGGTTGGCCGTCGACCCCCACCACCGCCGCGACCAGGTTAGGGTCTCGTCGGAGATGACGACGACCCAGGGCCGCTCGATCGCTTTCTAATCTAACGGTCCACCGCAtcccataccgcttcggcgtgtaacagtcactgacgcgcgggcccctttgtcagctggcccgcagcgctagTTGGGCTAGCCCCTTGCTttttaaatctttcggcccaacctagtttcccgccggcccttttaattcaatctAGTTTAAATAATTTTCAAATCaaatcaatactggctccaagtttgaaattaaatagaatctATTTGGctgggccaaatttagcaaattttatgttgttggaaagctaaagaaaagatctacaacatgccactggtctcaccttgagatctgttgtagaaataaaatgataaaaagatgaaggcatgaactttttcacattcaaataaatattaaaaagcatccaaaatagatatttagttaattccaactccaatggcTCACATTTAacctacactaattgtttctgcaataaaatggtgtggtcactttgtatgatcatgccccaGATTAAATaaaggacaatatggctagtttacttaagtgatattgtcccaaaactattatgcaaatcatatgaagtattttacttcatttaaatcttgtcccaagtaacttcatatgaagtttgaacccctggtcaaatgctctcatatgaaataattggagattttaaatcataataagcattgttaaatagtatgaggtatctctacctcatttaaatccttttctcaaatgatgatgatgaatggttgacttaggtcaacatgaattcatgtatgattgtttaaggaatttaaatcttgtcacaaacatttcaaaatgaggtagagactctggtcatttaggtctcatatgaattgtttgatgatattaaatctttaccatattaggattaaattgtatgaggtgcttcacctcatttaaatcattttcttaaatgatgagtatgaagaggttgacttggtcaacctaggtcatatattattcatgagagaaattaaatcttaataagataatgagaggaaattatttctctaagtaattgaaaataacacctaagttagtatgagaggaaattatttttcttaaataagaaaaaacacatctacccacttaatagtaatgtgtgatgctagtttaagttgtataaatcatgagtgtgcctagtttagtaaataagtttggtatgatgattgtgtaccccgtattcgtattttagacgctagtaccgaggagtatcaagctgaggaggagatctacttccaaggagaagaagaccactttgaccaattccccaaccaaggcaagataatactcttgcaaagtgcaaagctcaccatgagcaaggcattacccatttattttatgttcatgatcctattgcccagttttactttacaagctttacttacctttgttttatcaaagtactttttgattcatgattcatttggtgagtattggattagtacaagagtatcaatgttagcctagaagcaaagcaaattacttagcacccctcatacttagatgctagtgctaaagtaaaattgactactctagatgggaacatgtgtttgtgaaatgatgatggtgaaaaccttggaatgaggaatcatttccattgaaagattttgaaggtgaatatgacatgaatttgactggTGAATGccatggtgaattttacaaaaactgatggttgggttcggatgcgataccattccaattttacaagtacccccacaatacctgatatgggtagggcttaactggaagtttatgtatcttagtatgggttccctctaaacaagcgtcatcggggttatgccaagggctgcctctaaagaaatatggaatgatgtgatatgacgtgaatatgaggtgaatgtccggcccaagccctgtgcagttcccaggctcacagtttgtcttcactgggaggccaagctcatggggagagatgcctatactagggtatgtaagtgaaaggttatggttggttgtccgcacacggagtgtgataaatcagggccagctaaccctgacggattattgcaaatgttgtggcacaagtgtacgacctctgcagagtgtagaactattcgaatagccgcgtccacggttatggactgttggaaatgccatactgttccgtcatcagaccattttcaaaaatgtgacaggtgaagggtgacttgtgatttgaacttgaaatggtgactttgacttgaaaacacaactgagttgtgggaatgacactaatgttcccacttgagttagttagcacttgaagagtttttatttcaaatacttgtgaactaaaattggctttatgcaaaagaaactagagcttagcacccccttaccagaaatgttagtgcttacattagtattagtttgcgagtactttaaagtactcacggctttgtccctggctattcaaatggccagactatgaagaggaacagcagtatgaagaggatggacagctggacgtctacgacaactaggactactcctgacgtcaagcgttggcctgtggactatagagtccccttctatctacgcttccgctatgtatttgtgatgtgtgttgaaacaatagttcaactattattgtaatattggatcatgtgatccatttgtaagacgactatggtatgtaatgaatgacgacttatgatattcaactgttatgtctcgcaacaacaatattcctgggattgcgatgtatggcataacaggcatctggacttaaaaatccgggtgttgacagtcatCCACTGACCTCCTTTTGTCAGGAGTTGGTTCTTATTGATCTTTTTTTAAGACCATGTGTTTGTTTAATTAGCCAAGGTTCGCGCGTTCTCTCTCCTTTTGAATTTCTTTGCGTGCTCATTTCCAAATCCTATCCAATGTTGCTACTTGAAAGCCGTACTATCAAGGGGGCTCTCGAGCGAGTAGCTTGATCACATTGTTCATAGAAAGCTCGAACCTTTGCTTTCTTGGCATCAACTTTCTTGGTTGTTAATTGGCTTTTCTCTATTTGAGGTTTTAGATCTTGTGATTATCTTCAATACAAGCTCAAGATCACCAAGAACTGATTTCGTATGAAAAAGCTTGTTGCATTTTTGTTGTTGGAGGTTTTACTGGTTCGTCTTATATAGAGATGTCAAACCTTTCATCTTGTGATTTTATCATTGGTGTTTCTATGCATGAAGAACTATAGCTTGTTGTTAGCTTCAAAATGTTATTAGCAAAAGGACCAATGCATCACGTACAATGATAGTTATAATGCAGTTGCATTTattattaattaattaattaattaattaactATATATGATTAATCTAAATCACCATAACCTGGCCTCTCCAAAATTAACGGTGTTGGAATTTATAGTTTTATTGGTTAAATAAATTATAAATAAATTTATGGGAAACTCAATTAATTTTCTGATGAATCCATGCCACCACATTAATACAGATGAAATTGTTATCCTTTTCTTTCGTGACACAATTTCTAGCATTTTTATTATTTCATGGTGAAAACAAAATGCTCGAATCTCACTATTTTTTATTAACGCAAGGAGAAATGCATTGAATCTCACTATTTTCTCACATATCTTTGTAGCTTACAAAAAAATTGATGTTCATTAATGCAAAGGATTTTTCAGGCATTAGCAGGGACGGAGCCAACACAATGGCATCTGGCGTGGGTGGGGATTAATGTCAAATCCATTGTGTAAATGTAGGTTACCATTGAAGGGCTTGGCAAATTGACTGGATTTGTCACTAATGTGTATCACATGTCCCATATCATCATAAATTCCTTTAAGGATTCACCTCGTATATTTTAATTCTTCGTTGATGCATGGATATTTCAAGTCAGCAAATATACATGTTGATGATGGTTCTATTTTGGTACCATGTGTCTTCGATGCATTCTCAACTCAAAACCACTCATTTTCAATCTGTATATTGTCTGATGTATTATCCATATATGGGAATTGATTTGTAAAGTCTATTTAATTAATGTGCATTTTTTGTATATTGTCTGATAAGCATTTGTTTACAAATTTGCACTACAAGGGCCAATgcaagattttttttttaaaaaagtagTTTGTATGTGGAACATTCCTTTCATCTAAACCCAACACCAAACCAAACCATAATCTGGTCATTTAAATTCAATGTCCAACCGATCGAAATTGTATATCCGATTGTCTCCTTGTCATTATCGTCATGAATTGGAGCTTCATTTGGAAATGTACCACTCGTTTTTAAGATGATTGGTAGCTTGCATACACAAGTACTTCCCCAAGATGACATATTTGCCAATGAAGCAAAATACTGATAAAACTCATGCATATCTTGTAGCACTTGCTAGCTGGCAAGCTTTTGCCATTAATTAATAAACCTTATGTACATAATTGAACACGCACACCTTCAGACCATTGATCCCAACTTAATTAATTAACACTATGATGACTAACTAGTAGCTAGAATAATCTGCTTTCAGCTGATGCCCATCTTAATCTCACATGAGTCCGTACAGGCTAAACCACTCGACCACGCTGCTATCGGCGTATCCACCGTACTCCGGGACGCACATCATCAGGTCATCGTCCGGCCCCATCACGTCCTGCCCGCTGAAACCTGGGTGCTGCTGGTGGCAGGAGCCCGCCGAGAAGGACGAGCTCGGGCTGCCGCCGCACGCGACAACGGCGCCAGCGGCGTCTCCGCCGTCACCGGATGGCGCGTGGCTCCCAGCCGCGGATCTGAGACGCCTCACCTCCTCCTCTGTGGCCCCAAGCCTCTCCTTCAGCCTCAGCACCTGCCACGAAGGATGAAAGGAATTAATGGATCATGTAGTTACTGACTTGACACGCTTACATGTGCTAGAAGCCTAGAACAGAGGATGAATTGATGCGGCGGCAAGGCAAAGCATGGGGGAAATTATGTACCTCGTTCTCGAGGTGGCATTTGTTGAGGATGGCGGCGTCGTGGGCGTGCTTGAGCTTGGCAAACTCCTCCTCGAGCAGCTTGCTCTTGTGACGCGCACGGCGGTTCTGGAACCAGACGGCCACCTGCTTGGGGTCGAGGCCGAGCTCGGCGGCCAGGTGCACCTTCCGGCCGGTCTCCAGCTTGCGCTCCTCCCGGAAGCTGAGCTCGAGCATCTCCACCTGCTCGTCGCTGAGCCGGCGCTTCTTGGGGTCACCTCCTCCGTCCAGATCGCCGCCGTCGACGTCGCCGCACCTTGCCGCCCTCCGCCGCCTGCgccgcgccctcggccggctctcCCCCTGCGCCGTGCCTGCACATCACAGATGAAAGTGAGACTTTTACAGCTGTGTCATTGCATGCGTAGAAACAAGCGGGTCCGTGGAGCTCAGTTCGTCGTGTACTTACCACTGGCAACGAAGAAGGACGTGTCCACGTAGGAGGAATCAAAGAGCTGCTGGTGCTGCTGCTTGTCCATGCTTGGTGGCGCGCGCTCCTTTGTTTTGGAGAGCTCGTGAGGAGGGGAGAGAAGGGATGTGAGGTAAGAGGGGAGGGAGACGGCGTGATGAGCAACTGGATGGAGAGGAGGAGGGAGGACCACCACCGCAAGGCACTAGTTGATGTTAAGTAAGGCgaggggaaggggtgcgtgtctcgAGGGAGAGACCTAGGAGTAATATATAGCAGCGGCAAGCGCCGGTGGGGCGCCGGTGTGGTGGCCAGTCCGGCCGGCCAGCTATAGGTTCTTTCTGAGCAGGACCGGCTGGGTATGTGGATGTGAGAGGGGCAACGTATGATACTGCCAGCAGGAGTACTACGACGACGTACTTGGCATTTCACTCACTCTCTCGCTGGTTCGCCATAAACCATGACCATGATTCACCGGCCATTGCTGACGTACACCGCACCAAGTATATTGGGAAATTAGTTACTCTGCAATTTGAGCTATAGGAAGTTACTGATActactcttaggtcaaattccagtGCCTGGTTACCAGTTTCAGTAACTTCAGTTTGGCTGTAACACAGAGGATTGCCATGGACCAACTCACTTACAGAAAAGCTATACCGATTGTCTGTGACTTTATGTGGTTTGATCGTCTTTATCATGTGACGACCAAAAGTTAATTTTTGTTACAGTACAATGAGACATTTTAATTAAGGTGTCAAACATGTATGTGATGAACTAGTAGTTCATTTTTTTCAGCACAGTCCGGCATCAACTTACTTATAGCATAACCGAAGTAGTGGTTATCCATGACGTTATCCGGTTTCGATCGTCGTTATCACGCGACTACCAAAAGCTAACTAATTTTGTAACCCGCTCCCAatgctccctctccctctctctcttgcTTTGTTGGAGTAGGGGCCGGATCATGGCATTTGACAGTGGCATAATTTGGGGGTTAGCGTATGCGCTGCGCGCGCGGCCTCCCAGGCTAAGCTAAGACAAGAGCGCGGCTGGACGACAGGTGACAATTGCTAGCTCCTGGAAAGGGGTCTCGCTTTCGTCGAAAAGATTGAGAACGAGATTCTCCCGGCCAGCACTCTCTAATTTATGTCTTAATAGGGTTGCTAGCTGCATGCATCTTGTTTTTGATCGATGGTACCACTGTTAGCCGACTGTTTACAATCGAGCTTTATAAAGCACGCTCTATCTGCAATTAGAGATTTGCGCTAGAGGCTAGCGATTTCAAAATTGTAGCGACCTAAAGGACAAAAGTAAACAGCAGATCAAATAGAGAATTGAGCTGCCCAATGCGACGacctttccttgtgtttgatctaCTGCACTACTTTATCTCAATCGCGGTTAATTAGCCATGGACTTGGGCATGCTATCCGCATGCAATGTAAGAAAGCTCAAGGTTAATTTAGGATGTGGGTTCGATCGAGAAGGAAACGTGTCGAACGCGAACTCGATCATGTCTATCTTTGGGTGAGAGAACACATGCAATGCAGACTCACAGCGCCCTGTGCATGATCCATCCGATCAATGCGGATAACTGGATAAGGGATATCTATCTGGTCACGCCATAGACATGAATGGCAAGAAAACGTGACCGGTCGATCGGCACGGACACGCGCGTTCAATGGCCTTTCTCTGCAGTAATATCTGCGCTGATTTGTTTCTTCTCCCTCATCGCAATGAGATAATTTGAACAAGCATGAAGGACATGGACAGATTAGGAGGTGAGAGGAGACGAAAACAGTGAGATGGTCAGCTCAAGGCTGAGGCTCTAGCGACGATCGAGGAAGAAGAGACCAAATCAAAGGCATGTAGCGAGCGGCGCAGGTGAAGGGAGTAGCTAGCCCGGGAGACAAGGGGCGTAGGCACATGGCCTGCACCACTGCCCCAGACAGAATAGGAATAGGGATCGCCTCCACGCGTCGACCCCCGGCTGGCTCCGCCCTCCCCAGACCGGCCCCCCGCGGCCCTGGACGTGTCGTCGCCCGCGCGGCCGATCCCAAACGCTGCGTCGTCGCTCCGGGATTCCAAACGCGCCACTGCTCCCCCTCGATCGTCTCATCACCTCTTTGATTAtttaggctggccatagtgctagtatcataggtagtattatGCATCTTAGgcccacaaaaatgctgatgtggcatctaattaatgaggagagacaagattagagtaacataggtggatactgtatcatagcgcacgtTACGAGAAAAGCTAATgctaaatagatcttgtacacacattttgtattgggattctacgaaacaataaatttagaaaattATGATACTACTgtataataccacccactataaTGATAGTATCATAgataagtatcatatgcatgatactacaatatgatactatgcactatgaccagccttagaAATCGTCATCTCTTCTCGCAACTTGCTGAGTATTTTGCCAGTATTGATCTTGGAAAGATGCAAAGAGCTCGTACGAACAGTGTAGCTGACTAGTCGCTTATCTACTCAGCATTACTTACTCTGTCAGCTATCAGCTATGTCTAGTCACTGACGGTGCAGCATTCTTTTTATCTCGACTGTAAAGCTTGCTCGAGGTGTGTTCTCAGATATGGATTTGCTCGAACCCAAACCCAATCACGACACCCTCATGCATGCACATGCGACACCCAGGATGATCGACCATTCTCCATGCCCTGCACCTGCTTTTGCTTCCAAACTTTGAACTCCAGCCCCCCACACCCAACCAACGACACACCTCATCTACCTGGAATCGGAAGGTTTTCATGCCGCCGCTGCCCGTGTTGACCTGTGCCGTGCGCCTTCTCGGCAAGGCTTATCTACGCCTCCCCGTTTGGTATCTCAGGGCCGCAAAGCTGCGGGAAAGATGTTAGCCGCCATGGATGTTCAATTGGCAAGGTGCCCCACGCCCGCATGGGGCTGTTACCTGCGAGTACCAACACGTAGACTTATCGGATCCCTGTTATCCTTGTGTGCTGTCAACAGCGCGCGCACGCGTCTAGATTGAAGATGGACATGGGATTTGGTTAGGGttagaagatggacatggatctgCATCTGGTCAAGATCGATGAAAAGCATGATAACTCCAGCTCCACTTCTGGAGAAGTAAGTGTCTGGGTAAATATGTTTTTTTTATCAGGGTTTTTAACGAGAACACTACAGGAATGAcaacgtacgccgacggccaaatgtcggggccgtcggcgtatggcccggCACGGCCAGCCAGCCGTCTGACCCTCGGCGTatcgtggccgtcggcgtagcgaagtctacgccgagggcagccctcggtatatatttggccctaggcgtagacagggctacgccgacggcctcgACGTAGActatttttcaaatttgtctaattttgtaaaaatcataactaattcatatgatgtcagaaaaataCGTATAAGgggtatcaaaatgttcagacaaacatcctctatccgtttatgtcaaaatcatgcatatttaaaTCATGTACAATATCATGTTAACATATTAacaattcaaacactttcttatatgtcctcgggttcccgttttggccagatgacaatttaaacgaagtcagaaaatcccgcggagccacatgacgtcattttatgtgtcctagtaaccactcaaaAAAACAGAATTGGGATACGGTAGTTATTTTGCAAAACCCATCACAAACAGGGTTAtcaagtccggagttctatgacttttaggggaaatgagtaggaaacggcacgtgacaccgcatagtttgtcggaacgaggccatatttggcacgtgtgcggtccctgggatgggaagcaaggccccgcaagcggatttccaatccgacccatgggggatggttttttcattttcggggtgccaaaacggtttttttgtgaagcagctacatggggtgcATTTTTGTATTGCGCGAGACTTCCGCGTAGTagtaggacaccgcctccgcaccacatgtcacatgtcatatgtgcgcgctagctatctgggaatcgctgcggcttcct
This region of Lolium perenne isolate Kyuss_39 chromosome 2, Kyuss_2.0, whole genome shotgun sequence genomic DNA includes:
- the LOC127332888 gene encoding homeobox-leucine zipper protein HOX14, which codes for MDKQQHQQLFDSSYVDTSFFVASGTAQGESRPRARRRRRRAARCGDVDGGDLDGGGDPKKRRLSDEQVEMLELSFREERKLETGRKVHLAAELGLDPKQVAVWFQNRRARHKSKLLEEEFAKLKHAHDAAILNKCHLENEVLRLKERLGATEEEVRRLRSAAGSHAPSGDGGDAAGAVVACGGSPSSSFSAGSCHQQHPGFSGQDVMGPDDDLMMCVPEYGGYADSSVVEWFSLYGLM